One part of the Chloroflexota bacterium genome encodes these proteins:
- a CDS encoding C25 family cysteine peptidase gives MQVATPDYSIGLRGVHVDGYALYDSPGAPELPVWRTVVELPDVGGWVLSFESAGSRQLPFDGTIRSVPVPDLNLAGADNWLDRRDLPTSVPEIDLPDPSIYGRDAFFPAVPVQAGAEQWYRGRRLLAIEAFPFQYNPVSGILQYHPDLRITIRIDVDQSAAKPDSKRVARLMPGVSQMMDGAVRVRTGQRGLHRLTYSDLQSAGVPLDSVDPATFAMSYLSQPVDIQVADGNDDSFDPGDLVIFYAEPYEGRYMTHNVYRFSYGGMASADRMDQRAVIPTGSEPLITTITQTVRVEENRDYRSNYQLARDADHYFDNVLYPNIAFPTVTVTYPLDPLVALQAAPGTALVKASLHGGTDQVASPDQSVVVRLNDHEIGTFQWNGSVPYLAIASVPSHWLDGLPNVITLEAATSQLPDLFFYWVSPDWVEVTLPAYPVPIDDRIDIEAISVAGQRAQVQVPGFSTDTISVYDVRDPRHPVQLTTVQANGSGGNHTIAFWDEWAHSAPTPSYSLSSREALLVPLAEEIDSLSSWASPENRADYIAILHRSLWNEIDPLLDHRASEGLRVAKIDVQDLFDEFSGGRLDPEAIRSFLAYAFGNWNQAEEPPQFVLLVGDGHFDFRDDEETGLPNLIPPYLIHIDPWLGETASDNRYVSIDGPDDFLPDMAIGRIPAKTGADVSAVVDKILAYEEAPRSGDWRQRAVFVADNNMDPAGSFHSYSDDIIDNWLPPSYEAERVYYRMDPAHDTGEEMRTAIKEAFDGGAVYLQWFGHASQHRWGSVSMYDILDPASLVPTDQHPFAVHYSCWSGYFIGIDGDFQYGDNEQSLGEVLLLTPERAAVADLSPSGLHIGSALRNMNRGLVKAMFQDRLPRVGQVVDSARLFFFENSGYSHDLIDTSILFADPALNLKAPSMMYLPYLVAETSQGY, from the coding sequence TTGCAGGTCGCGACTCCGGATTATTCCATCGGACTTCGCGGTGTGCACGTGGATGGCTATGCACTCTATGATAGCCCCGGTGCACCTGAATTGCCCGTATGGCGAACCGTTGTTGAGCTACCGGATGTCGGTGGATGGGTCCTCTCATTTGAATCAGCGGGTAGCCGGCAGCTGCCATTTGATGGAACAATCAGGTCTGTGCCGGTGCCCGATCTGAATCTTGCAGGCGCCGACAACTGGCTGGACCGCCGGGATTTGCCAACGAGTGTTCCTGAGATCGATCTTCCCGACCCGTCCATATATGGCAGGGATGCTTTTTTCCCGGCTGTGCCAGTACAGGCTGGCGCGGAACAGTGGTACCGGGGACGGCGCCTGCTGGCAATCGAGGCTTTTCCTTTCCAGTACAATCCAGTATCTGGGATTCTGCAGTATCACCCCGACCTCAGAATAACGATACGGATCGATGTTGATCAGAGTGCCGCCAAGCCAGACTCCAAGAGGGTCGCACGCTTGATGCCCGGTGTCTCGCAGATGATGGATGGGGCAGTGCGTGTGCGCACCGGGCAGCGCGGCCTTCATCGCCTGACCTATTCTGACCTGCAGTCTGCAGGAGTGCCGCTTGATTCCGTCGACCCTGCAACTTTCGCGATGTCCTATCTGAGCCAACCGGTCGATATCCAGGTCGCCGACGGGAACGACGATAGCTTCGATCCAGGTGACCTGGTGATTTTCTATGCCGAGCCCTATGAAGGCCGATACATGACACACAACGTGTACCGGTTTTCCTACGGCGGCATGGCCTCCGCGGATCGAATGGATCAGCGAGCTGTGATACCGACCGGTTCCGAGCCCTTGATCACCACGATTACCCAGACCGTTCGAGTAGAGGAAAACCGCGATTACCGGAGCAACTACCAACTGGCCAGAGATGCAGATCACTATTTTGATAATGTGCTCTATCCCAACATCGCCTTTCCCACGGTGACGGTCACCTATCCCCTGGATCCACTGGTAGCTCTCCAGGCTGCTCCGGGCACGGCCCTGGTGAAAGCCTCTCTTCATGGAGGAACCGATCAGGTGGCGAGTCCCGATCAGTCCGTCGTTGTCCGCCTCAACGACCATGAAATTGGTACCTTTCAGTGGAATGGAAGCGTTCCCTATCTGGCAATAGCTTCGGTCCCCTCTCATTGGCTGGATGGCCTGCCCAACGTTATCACGCTGGAAGCGGCCACCAGCCAGTTACCCGATCTGTTTTTTTATTGGGTCTCTCCTGACTGGGTGGAAGTTACCCTGCCGGCCTATCCCGTGCCCATTGACGACCGCATTGATATTGAGGCGATTTCCGTAGCTGGCCAGAGGGCTCAGGTTCAGGTCCCCGGCTTTTCGACGGATACCATATCTGTGTATGATGTTCGAGATCCTCGCCACCCGGTCCAGCTAACAACAGTCCAAGCCAATGGCAGTGGGGGTAATCACACCATCGCATTCTGGGACGAATGGGCTCATTCTGCGCCCACTCCGAGTTATTCCCTCTCTTCCCGGGAAGCCCTGCTCGTGCCGCTGGCGGAAGAGATCGATTCACTCTCTTCCTGGGCATCTCCCGAGAACAGGGCAGATTACATTGCCATCTTGCATCGTTCCCTGTGGAATGAGATCGACCCTCTGTTGGATCATCGGGCTTCCGAGGGCTTGCGTGTAGCCAAGATTGATGTCCAGGATCTTTTCGATGAGTTCAGCGGTGGCAGGCTGGACCCTGAGGCCATTCGCAGTTTTCTTGCCTATGCCTTCGGTAACTGGAATCAGGCTGAGGAGCCGCCGCAATTCGTGCTCCTGGTCGGCGACGGGCACTTCGATTTTCGTGACGACGAGGAGACCGGCCTGCCCAATCTGATTCCCCCCTACCTGATTCATATCGACCCATGGCTGGGAGAGACGGCATCCGATAACCGCTATGTGAGCATCGACGGCCCTGATGATTTCCTGCCGGACATGGCGATCGGGCGAATTCCTGCCAAGACGGGTGCCGATGTGAGCGCTGTTGTAGACAAGATCCTGGCTTACGAAGAAGCGCCGCGTTCAGGAGACTGGCGGCAACGTGCCGTGTTCGTGGCAGATAACAATATGGACCCTGCCGGTTCTTTCCACAGCTACAGCGATGACATCATCGATAATTGGCTGCCGCCATCCTATGAAGCTGAACGGGTATACTACCGCATGGACCCCGCTCATGATACCGGTGAGGAAATGCGCACGGCGATAAAGGAAGCATTTGATGGAGGGGCGGTTTACTTGCAGTGGTTCGGCCATGCCTCGCAACACCGCTGGGGTTCCGTGAGTATGTACGACATTCTTGACCCTGCATCGTTGGTGCCAACTGACCAGCATCCCTTTGCAGTGCACTACAGCTGTTGGTCTGGCTACTTCATCGGTATCGATGGGGATTTCCAGTATGGAGACAACGAGCAGTCTCTGGGTGAGGTTTTGCTGTTGACGCCGGAGCGCGCTGCTGTAGCTGATCTATCCCCCAGTGGTTTGCATATCGGCAGCGCGCTGCGCAATATGAATCGCGGTCTTGTGAAAGCTATGTTTCAAGACCGCTTGCCCCGGGTAGGCCAGGTTGTTGATTCTGCACGACTGTTTTTCTTTGAAAACAGCGGCTATTCTCACGATTTGATCGATACATCGATCCTTTTTGCCGATCCTGCTTTGAACCTGAAGGCTCCAAGCATGATGTATTTGCCTTACCTGGTGGCGGAGACGTCTCAAGGGTACTGA
- a CDS encoding nucleotidyltransferase family protein: MIQAKRLARHGNVDWDTFLDFAIQSRIAPLLWGCVRDYPDLIPRRVGTMLEACYQNAAIRNTLYSVELGQVLDGLSCRGLPVIVLKGAALGDTLYQNKALRPISDIDLLLRKPDISAVLDHLGTDGYRRDVSEPRDGMALDYESELVVQKPGPIDLTVDLHWHLVDSPYYQRRMPLDWFWSTAEEARIGGTEALVLGLEANLLYLSAHHVLHHQGEGVRWLIDIAGLISENKDRIDWDLLLLKAQAFQLVTAIRVVLAQLTIEWELPGLTPHLLAAQSLPISREERRIVSWMIADNRPVVQRFWADLASLPDWRSRIPYAFANLFPNPAYMQERYGLSSSVLVPLAYPYRWVLGLWELASSRRAMEDDG, translated from the coding sequence ATGATCCAGGCGAAGCGACTTGCCAGACACGGGAATGTCGACTGGGATACCTTTTTGGATTTTGCGATTCAGTCCAGGATAGCTCCTCTGCTCTGGGGGTGTGTGCGCGATTATCCCGACCTGATACCGCGCCGGGTAGGAACAATGCTGGAGGCCTGTTATCAGAACGCGGCTATCCGAAACACACTCTATTCAGTCGAACTTGGTCAGGTTCTGGATGGCCTCTCATGTAGGGGACTCCCGGTGATTGTGCTCAAGGGTGCGGCTCTTGGAGATACGCTGTACCAGAACAAGGCCCTACGTCCCATATCGGATATTGATCTGCTTCTGCGTAAACCAGATATCTCGGCTGTTCTTGATCATCTTGGCACGGACGGCTATCGACGGGATGTCAGCGAACCTCGAGATGGCATGGCGTTGGACTACGAAAGTGAATTGGTGGTGCAAAAACCAGGGCCAATTGATCTCACGGTGGATCTGCACTGGCACCTGGTGGATTCTCCCTATTACCAACGACGAATGCCGTTGGACTGGTTTTGGAGCACTGCGGAGGAAGCTCGTATTGGCGGCACTGAGGCGTTGGTGCTGGGCCTGGAGGCCAATCTCCTCTATCTGAGCGCTCATCACGTATTGCACCATCAGGGAGAGGGGGTTCGTTGGCTTATCGACATCGCTGGATTGATCTCTGAGAACAAGGATCGCATTGACTGGGATTTGCTCCTCTTGAAGGCACAGGCATTTCAATTAGTTACGGCAATTCGGGTCGTATTGGCTCAACTGACCATTGAATGGGAGCTTCCTGGCCTGACGCCCCACCTGCTTGCGGCACAGTCGCTGCCGATAAGTAGAGAAGAGCGGCGGATCGTCAGCTGGATGATTGCCGATAACCGACCGGTCGTCCAGAGATTCTGGGCAGATCTTGCCAGCCTACCTGATTGGCGGTCCCGTATCCCTTATGCTTTCGCCAATCTTTTTCCAAATCCTGCGTACATGCAAGAACGCTACGGTCTCTCCAGTTCAGTGCTTGTGCCGTTGGCATATCCATATCGCTGGGTCTTAGGTTTATGGGAGCTGGCGTCGAGTCGGCGGGCCATGGAGGACGATGGATAG
- a CDS encoding S24/S26 family peptidase yields the protein MRASSGNDFPPLRDWLPLLQESLAQSGRFRWRLQGTSMMPTLPPGCEIEIVPAPKELRSGLLVVFSNGATLVAHRVVHRDGQYWITQGDGRWHPDLPLDADQVLGTVASAYQGEKRIWPRRFGRVTRWFWVARAHLLWTLRQAWRLTH from the coding sequence ATGCGGGCCTCTTCGGGCAACGATTTTCCTCCTCTGCGGGATTGGCTGCCTTTATTGCAGGAAAGCCTGGCCCAGTCGGGGCGATTTCGCTGGCGGTTGCAGGGAACCAGCATGATGCCTACCCTGCCGCCTGGCTGTGAAATCGAGATTGTTCCGGCTCCAAAAGAGCTTCGATCGGGCCTCTTGGTCGTTTTTTCCAACGGCGCAACCCTGGTCGCACACCGGGTGGTACATCGGGACGGTCAATACTGGATAACCCAGGGTGACGGGCGCTGGCATCCTGATCTCCCCCTGGATGCCGACCAAGTGCTGGGAACTGTGGCATCGGCCTATCAGGGCGAAAAACGTATATGGCCCCGCCGTTTCGGGCGAGTCACCCGTTGGTTCTGGGTGGCCCGGGCCCATTTGTTGTGGACGCTTCGCCAGGCATGGCGCCTGACCCATTAA
- a CDS encoding polysaccharide biosynthesis tyrosine autokinase produces the protein MELRQYFDTLRKWLWLILLSTAIATVASFLATRQQAPIYSASTTLMVGQTLENPNPTGNEVWLSQQLAQTYAELAKRDTVKRAAMKELNLSWLPEYTVSLVPNTQLLEIRVVDVDPVRSRDVANSLANQLILQSPSESDQDRQDRQLYVRQQLDELEENIDSTKGRIGELQGDLSEMFSARQIADTQTQIFALEQKLNGYQANYASLLGFLEGGINTLRVVQEANLPATAIGPQKMMTILLAAAIGLLLAVAAAYFLEYLDDTLKDPDDIKDAIDLSTLGAITRIEGEGPEEKLVTALQPKSPVSEAYRILRTNIQFSALDDPPKTLLVTSSNPTEGKSTTLANLGVVMAQQGQSVVIIDSDLRRPVQHRIFQVPNNAGLTNALLQDKPSATDFLQTTRIDNLKVLTSGPLPPNPAELLGSSRFREMLKDMENQVDIVLLDSPPVLAVTDAAILGRQVDGVLLIIDAGKTRRQMAVSAKDSMEKIGTNILGVVLNRLKPQGSGYYYYYYNRYYTYGEDGTDQKKRRRGPRRPRTDQAKA, from the coding sequence ATGGAACTTCGCCAGTATTTTGACACCTTACGCAAGTGGTTATGGCTGATATTGTTATCAACGGCTATAGCTACCGTGGCCAGTTTTCTGGCGACGCGCCAACAAGCACCTATCTATAGCGCCAGTACGACCCTGATGGTGGGTCAGACCCTGGAGAATCCCAACCCGACAGGAAATGAAGTGTGGCTGTCCCAGCAGCTTGCTCAGACCTATGCAGAGCTTGCCAAACGTGATACCGTCAAGCGAGCTGCCATGAAGGAACTCAACCTGAGTTGGCTACCGGAATACACGGTTTCACTTGTGCCGAACACCCAGCTTCTGGAGATTCGGGTTGTTGATGTTGATCCTGTCAGGTCCCGGGATGTAGCCAACTCGTTGGCTAACCAGTTGATATTGCAGAGTCCCAGCGAATCGGACCAGGATCGACAGGATAGACAACTCTATGTCCGGCAGCAACTTGACGAACTCGAAGAAAACATAGATTCGACTAAGGGGCGCATCGGTGAGTTACAGGGCGACCTGAGCGAGATGTTCAGCGCCAGGCAGATTGCTGACACACAGACCCAGATTTTTGCGCTGGAACAGAAGCTCAATGGCTATCAGGCTAACTACGCGTCACTTTTGGGCTTCCTCGAGGGAGGGATCAATACGCTGCGGGTGGTACAGGAAGCCAATCTCCCGGCTACCGCGATCGGACCACAGAAAATGATGACTATCCTGTTAGCTGCAGCAATTGGCCTTTTGCTGGCAGTGGCAGCCGCGTATTTCCTTGAATATTTGGACGATACCCTCAAGGACCCGGATGATATCAAGGATGCGATTGATCTGTCGACTCTGGGTGCGATTACCCGCATTGAGGGCGAAGGTCCCGAAGAAAAACTGGTGACAGCTCTGCAACCGAAATCTCCGGTTTCTGAGGCTTATCGGATTCTGCGTACTAATATCCAGTTTTCGGCACTGGATGACCCCCCGAAGACACTGTTGGTAACCAGTTCCAATCCTACCGAGGGCAAGAGCACTACCCTGGCCAATCTGGGCGTTGTGATGGCACAGCAAGGACAAAGTGTTGTGATCATCGATAGCGATCTGCGCCGTCCAGTCCAGCACCGGATCTTCCAGGTGCCTAACAACGCCGGGTTAACCAATGCGCTGCTTCAAGATAAACCATCAGCAACTGATTTTCTGCAAACCACCCGGATCGATAACCTGAAGGTTCTTACTTCCGGGCCCCTTCCCCCGAACCCTGCCGAGCTGTTGGGATCGAGCCGCTTTCGGGAAATGCTCAAAGATATGGAGAATCAAGTCGACATTGTTTTACTCGATAGCCCCCCAGTGCTGGCGGTGACCGACGCGGCAATTCTCGGACGGCAGGTTGACGGCGTATTGCTAATTATCGACGCAGGAAAGACCCGTCGGCAGATGGCTGTTAGTGCCAAAGATTCAATGGAGAAAATCGGAACCAATATTCTCGGCGTCGTGCTCAACCGACTCAAACCCCAGGGCTCAGGCTATTACTATTACTATTACAATCGCTATTACACCTATGGCGAGGATGGCACAGATCAGAAAAAACGGCGAAGAGGGCCACGTCGACCCAGGACGGATCAAGCAAAGGCGTGA
- a CDS encoding radical SAM protein: MHVHSTPDLREKLNLLGRAAQYDLCAVNGRPTPLTELERSSRIPDVRESVATVVGRGGRSVPLLRIMQTSACEKNCYYCPFRAGRSMKRATLEPEQLAAAFDKMQRRGLVEGLFLSSGIVGTVRSMDRMIATVELVRQKYEWRGYIHLKILPDAEQAQIERAAELADRLSVNLEAPNQQRLAYLAPKKDFRQGLIQPLERAWQIVRNQRNKGRQLLSAGATTQFVVGPAGESDQELLLTSQMLYRQVGLRRAYYSAFSPVEDTPMEEVAPTLPLREHRLYQADFLIRQYGFSASELPFSQAGNLPIDADPKVAWAESHPDYFPLEINDASQSQLLRVPGIGPVGAAAIVRARRQARLRALSDLRKLGVRANKAATYILLDGCQPAHQLSLPIQ; encoded by the coding sequence ATGCATGTACATAGTACTCCCGATCTTCGAGAAAAGCTTAACCTATTGGGCCGGGCCGCCCAATATGATCTTTGTGCTGTCAACGGTCGACCAACACCTCTGACCGAACTTGAGCGTTCCAGCAGAATTCCGGACGTGCGCGAGTCGGTAGCCACGGTTGTGGGGCGAGGAGGCAGGTCTGTGCCCTTGCTGCGAATCATGCAGACCAGTGCCTGCGAAAAGAACTGCTATTACTGTCCCTTCCGGGCCGGTCGCTCCATGAAACGGGCAACCCTTGAACCAGAACAGCTTGCTGCAGCATTTGACAAGATGCAGCGCAGGGGCCTGGTAGAAGGCCTGTTCCTGAGTTCAGGGATTGTTGGCACGGTTCGCAGCATGGACCGAATGATCGCCACGGTTGAGCTGGTGCGACAGAAATACGAGTGGCGAGGATACATCCACCTGAAGATATTGCCCGATGCTGAACAGGCCCAGATTGAACGAGCGGCAGAGTTGGCTGATCGTCTATCTGTGAATCTTGAAGCTCCAAACCAGCAGCGTCTGGCCTACCTGGCCCCCAAAAAAGATTTCCGTCAAGGACTTATCCAACCCCTTGAGCGAGCGTGGCAGATTGTGCGGAATCAACGAAACAAGGGAAGGCAGCTGTTAAGTGCCGGCGCCACCACCCAGTTTGTGGTCGGGCCGGCCGGTGAAAGCGACCAGGAACTGTTGCTCACAAGCCAGATGCTCTATCGGCAAGTCGGGCTGCGCCGGGCGTACTACTCGGCCTTCAGCCCTGTGGAAGACACACCCATGGAAGAAGTGGCGCCGACTCTCCCGCTGAGAGAACACCGTCTGTACCAGGCTGACTTCCTGATCCGCCAGTACGGATTCAGTGCCAGTGAACTTCCATTTAGCCAGGCGGGCAATCTGCCCATCGACGCGGATCCTAAAGTCGCCTGGGCTGAATCACACCCTGATTATTTTCCCCTGGAGATAAACGATGCGTCTCAGTCACAGCTGCTCAGGGTACCAGGGATCGGCCCGGTCGGTGCTGCAGCTATCGTGCGTGCTCGCAGACAGGCCAGACTTCGAGCCCTGTCGGATCTAAGGAAATTGGGGGTCCGGGCAAACAAGGCTGCCACGTACATCCTCCTGGACGGATGTCAACCGGCTCACCAGCTCTCACTTCCCATCCAATAA
- a CDS encoding HDIG domain-containing protein, whose product MPLANREEAWNLLCEWVESDSLRKHMVAVEAAMRAYANKYGEDENLWGITGLLHDLDFERYPDMNDPINGHPRTELRLFRELGYPPELIRAVEGHAPYLGIPRTTKMDSALVAVDELTGLIMAVGYVRPSKNLGDVQVKSVRKKWKDKRFAAAIDRQEIAEYTAELGEDLNDHIGFVLAAMQEVAGDLGLDGRDQ is encoded by the coding sequence ATGCCATTAGCAAACCGCGAGGAAGCCTGGAATCTATTGTGCGAATGGGTCGAGTCGGACAGCCTGCGCAAGCACATGGTGGCCGTCGAGGCTGCCATGCGTGCCTATGCGAATAAGTATGGTGAAGATGAGAACTTATGGGGAATCACCGGGTTGCTGCACGACCTGGATTTCGAACGCTATCCCGACATGAACGACCCGATCAATGGTCATCCCCGCACGGAACTGCGCCTTTTCCGGGAGTTGGGTTACCCTCCGGAACTCATTCGCGCGGTTGAGGGACACGCTCCCTATCTGGGCATTCCCCGCACGACGAAAATGGACAGCGCGCTGGTAGCCGTGGACGAACTCACTGGCTTGATCATGGCAGTAGGCTACGTGCGCCCAAGCAAGAACCTTGGGGATGTACAGGTGAAATCGGTGCGAAAGAAGTGGAAGGATAAGCGGTTTGCTGCCGCTATCGACCGCCAGGAGATCGCCGAGTATACCGCCGAGCTCGGCGAGGACCTGAATGATCATATTGGTTTCGTGCTGGCAGCCATGCAAGAGGTTGCGGGTGATCTGGGTTTGGACGGGCGAGATCAGTGA
- a CDS encoding pyridoxamine 5'-phosphate oxidase family protein, giving the protein MEQVAPIDPVLQSLAERFATSPCCWFSSVRPDGRAHSAPVWHVWLAERIYVICRADAVRVDNIQNNPWVVLAHPDPISPVIIEGIAALAPDSMPTLRPLFKKKYDWDPGASSDYDSVLAVMPSKLMAWGEFGEGRWSGEQIQKVKDVSYVLE; this is encoded by the coding sequence GTGGAACAAGTTGCTCCCATTGACCCCGTATTGCAATCATTGGCCGAACGCTTCGCTACCTCGCCGTGTTGCTGGTTTAGCAGCGTCCGACCGGATGGACGCGCACACAGTGCCCCTGTGTGGCACGTGTGGCTTGCGGAGAGAATATACGTGATATGCAGGGCGGATGCCGTACGGGTTGACAACATCCAAAACAATCCGTGGGTGGTACTTGCGCATCCCGATCCAATTAGCCCTGTCATCATCGAGGGAATCGCCGCGTTGGCGCCCGATTCTATGCCAACGTTGCGTCCCCTCTTCAAGAAAAAGTATGATTGGGATCCTGGTGCCAGTTCTGATTATGATTCCGTATTGGCGGTTATGCCCAGTAAACTGATGGCTTGGGGCGAGTTTGGAGAAGGTCGTTGGTCGGGAGAGCAGATACAAAAAGTCAAAGATGTGTCCTATGTGTTGGAATGA
- a CDS encoding extracellular solute-binding protein, with protein MTTIRPRKRGFLVAAAIAVFLMAVIGCGSEVGPTPAATGAAMPATSAEPASVAAIIPSPEPVPDARDVLELTWWTVPQFSPFGEAKADQLVATQIGQFVSGNPDLSVETVVKAPYGRGGVLDFLLRTQKVAPSLLPDVVSLDADELGIAIRAGLLQPIEEDLIRELLTDLFPFSISAGRQDGLLYALQYEGDIEHIVVDTTQVDAVPRNWMDILDGEHPYFFSPGPSGNPSDAFLVQYQASGGVLGGKNEPFVLDEQALFSVLTFYEHGQERGVIPAEVLDLDNTEEIWPIFDAGQAQVAHVRSSRFLKERRNKTGMAFGTIPAATEQPTNIGRGWTLAVVAQDPERQAASVRFIEAMLASEFNATRSLAADRLPVRRSALDLWDPDDPYVSFVRWQLEAAATHPSGASYLHAAPILSEAARSVLSGDVTAREATEQATGMSVP; from the coding sequence ATGACAACGATCCGTCCGCGAAAGCGAGGGTTTCTTGTCGCCGCGGCGATAGCGGTCTTTTTGATGGCCGTAATCGGCTGCGGTAGCGAGGTCGGCCCGACTCCTGCAGCTACCGGGGCCGCAATGCCGGCCACTTCGGCCGAGCCCGCATCCGTGGCAGCCATAATCCCTTCGCCGGAGCCAGTGCCGGATGCAAGAGATGTTCTTGAGCTCACCTGGTGGACCGTGCCGCAGTTTTCCCCTTTTGGTGAGGCCAAGGCTGACCAACTGGTTGCAACCCAGATCGGTCAGTTTGTTAGCGGCAATCCCGATTTATCGGTTGAGACTGTGGTGAAAGCCCCCTACGGCCGAGGTGGGGTGCTCGATTTCCTTCTGAGAACCCAGAAAGTCGCTCCCTCGCTGTTACCCGATGTAGTCTCCCTGGATGCCGATGAGTTGGGCATCGCCATCCGGGCTGGCCTGCTTCAACCGATCGAAGAGGACTTAATCAGAGAACTTCTCACCGATCTGTTCCCCTTCTCGATTAGTGCAGGGCGCCAGGATGGGCTGCTCTATGCTCTGCAATACGAAGGAGATATCGAACATATCGTGGTCGATACGACGCAGGTCGACGCTGTGCCGCGAAACTGGATGGATATTCTCGATGGAGAACATCCCTATTTTTTCTCACCAGGGCCTTCGGGCAACCCCAGCGATGCCTTTTTGGTGCAGTACCAGGCATCGGGTGGTGTCCTTGGTGGGAAAAATGAACCATTTGTACTGGACGAACAAGCGTTGTTCAGTGTACTGACATTTTATGAGCACGGCCAAGAGCGTGGCGTGATTCCGGCCGAGGTTTTGGACCTGGACAATACCGAAGAGATTTGGCCGATTTTTGATGCTGGTCAGGCACAGGTAGCCCATGTGAGATCATCACGCTTTCTGAAGGAACGGAGAAACAAAACGGGAATGGCCTTTGGAACTATCCCGGCGGCAACGGAACAACCCACCAACATCGGTCGGGGCTGGACCCTGGCAGTGGTGGCGCAGGACCCGGAGCGCCAAGCTGCATCGGTGCGCTTTATCGAGGCAATGCTGGCATCTGAATTCAACGCGACCAGATCGTTGGCAGCCGATCGGTTGCCGGTCCGGCGAAGCGCCCTCGACCTGTGGGACCCGGATGATCCTTATGTTTCCTTTGTGCGCTGGCAACTGGAGGCTGCCGCTACCCACCCGTCGGGAGCCAGTTACCTGCACGCTGCACCTATCCTCTCGGAGGCAGCTCGCTCGGTATTGAGCGGTGATGTGACAGCGCGAGAAGCAACTGAACAGGCAACAGGGATGAGTGTTCCCTGA
- the rpmH gene encoding 50S ribosomal protein L34, producing MPKRTYQPKVRRRLRVHGFRKRMSTGEGQNVVKRRRQRGRKRMAASVSYRKRTW from the coding sequence ATGCCAAAGAGAACGTATCAGCCAAAGGTTCGACGTCGTCTGCGGGTCCACGGTTTCCGCAAGCGAATGAGCACCGGCGAAGGTCAGAATGTCGTCAAGCGTCGCCGACAGCGCGGGCGCAAGAGAATGGCGGCTAGCGTAAGCTACCGTAAACGTACCTGGTAA
- the rnpA gene encoding ribonuclease P protein component, protein MKRYQRLRPSGRFGKVRREGKCWAARLMVVCVLPNNLDTSRFGFSVSKRVGKAVVRNRVRRRIREVVRLRQHQIAPGWDIVFIARSPIARANYGEVELTCDRLLDRAGLWLAVPGPSEEINAGMSSGGNTGL, encoded by the coding sequence TTGAAGCGGTACCAGCGGTTGCGACCCAGCGGTCGCTTTGGAAAGGTGCGCCGCGAAGGCAAGTGCTGGGCTGCCCGGTTAATGGTGGTATGTGTGTTACCCAACAATCTCGACACGAGTCGGTTCGGGTTTTCGGTGAGTAAGCGGGTTGGAAAGGCAGTTGTGCGCAATCGTGTCCGGCGCCGGATTCGGGAGGTTGTGCGTCTTCGGCAACATCAAATCGCTCCTGGTTGGGATATCGTGTTTATTGCCCGGTCACCCATTGCCAGGGCCAATTATGGCGAAGTCGAACTGACGTGTGACCGGTTACTGGACAGGGCAGGTTTGTGGTTAGCTGTTCCCGGCCCCTCGGAAGAAATCAATGCGGGCATGTCTTCAGGTGGAAATACTGGTTTATGA